The following proteins are encoded in a genomic region of Planifilum fulgidum:
- a CDS encoding metal ABC transporter ATP-binding protein — protein sequence MEKGTVPISVRNLSVAYHRKPVLRDVSFETPEGKLIGIVGPNGAGKSTLIKSILGLLPLTSGQVRIYGKRYEKQRSIVGYVPQRESVDWDFPTDVLDVVLMGRYGRLGWLKRPGKADKEFALACLEKVGMAGYAHRQISQLSGGQQQRVFLARALAQDARIYLMDEPFAGVDAATEKAIIKVLNELKGQGKTVMVVHHDLQTVREYFDWLLLLNIRPIAFGPTSRVFTADNLQKTYGGRLTALPQVADPVYTG from the coding sequence ATGGAGAAAGGGACGGTTCCCATATCGGTGCGGAATCTGTCCGTCGCCTACCACCGCAAGCCGGTTCTCCGGGATGTTTCCTTTGAAACGCCGGAGGGGAAACTGATCGGGATCGTCGGTCCGAACGGCGCCGGGAAATCGACGCTGATCAAGTCGATTCTGGGACTTTTGCCCCTTACGTCCGGACAGGTCCGCATTTACGGAAAGCGGTATGAAAAGCAGCGGTCCATCGTCGGTTACGTCCCTCAGCGGGAATCCGTCGATTGGGATTTTCCGACCGATGTGCTGGATGTGGTGCTGATGGGGCGGTACGGACGGCTAGGATGGCTGAAGAGGCCCGGGAAAGCGGATAAGGAATTCGCCCTCGCCTGTCTGGAGAAGGTGGGCATGGCCGGCTACGCCCACCGCCAGATCAGCCAGCTCTCGGGCGGCCAGCAGCAGCGGGTTTTTCTGGCCCGCGCCCTGGCGCAGGACGCCAGGATCTACCTGATGGATGAGCCTTTTGCCGGCGTGGATGCCGCCACGGAAAAGGCGATCATAAAGGTGCTGAACGAGCTGAAAGGGCAAGGGAAGACGGTGATGGTCGTCCATCACGACCTGCAGACGGTCCGGGAATATTTCGACTGGCTGCTCCTGTTGAACATCCGTCCGATCGCCTTCGGCCCCACCTCCCGGGTGTTCACCGCGGACAATCTGCAAAAGACGTACGGCGGCCGGTTGACCGCCCTGCCCCAGGTGGCGGACCCGGTCTACACGGGGTGA